Proteins from a single region of Apium graveolens cultivar Ventura chromosome 7, ASM990537v1, whole genome shotgun sequence:
- the LOC141674878 gene encoding F-box/LRR-repeat protein At4g14096-like translates to MAKKSKVSEKDRISDLPDSLLLIILSLLPTEQAVRTSILSKRWRPLCMSLPNLVFYHQNRNKSPINFANFVDRFLMHRPNDLKIEKFGLHCGGDTYLDRVDDWILNVLEFDVKEIDLWFRFTEMFVLMDEVFLCTGLEKLQLSRKILIYHIPGDLKFSSLRVLKFDKITFSSYELVGELLIKCPVLEELFILGCKWHSGCCLSISGSKLKKFKLVSYSPIDEEFSLEILIDTPGLETLSLKSFASDDILIKKNLPFLTSADLNVDQIVEGVAPSSVFGDSVLGLLKKITHVKYLKLGGKTVEVSVLPKS, encoded by the coding sequence ATGGCAAAGAAATCAAAGGTTTCTGAAAAAGATCGAATTAGCGATTTGCCTGATTCACTACTACTCATAATCCTTTCATTGCTTCCAACTGAACAAGCAGTGCGTACTAGTATTTTATCCAAAAGGTGGCGGCCACTCTGCATGTCACTCCCAAATCTTGTTTTTTACCATCAAAATCGTAACAAATCCCCAATAAATTTCGCCAACTTTGTTGATCGATTTTTAATGCATCGGCCGAATGATTTGAAAATCGAGAAATTTGGTTTACATTGTGGCGGAGATACCTATTTGGACCGTGTTGATGACTGGATACTCAATGTGCTTGAATTTGATGTAAAAGAGATAGACCTTTGGTTCAGGTTCACAGAAATGTTCGTATTGATGGACGAAGTGTTCTTGTGTACCGGTCTTGAAAAGCTTCAACTAAGTCgtaaaatattaatttatcaTATTCCTGGAGATCTTAAGTTTTCGAGCCTTCGGGTTCTTAAATTCGATAAAATTACGTTTTCGAGCTATGAGTTAGTTGGTGAGCTTTTGATCAAGTGTCCAGTGCTTGAAGAATTATTTATTTTGGGTTGCAAATGGCATAGCGGATGTTGTCTGAGTATTAGTGGATCTAAATTAAAGAAGTTTAAATTGGTTTCTTATTCGCCAATTGATGAAGAATTTTCTCTTGAGATTTTAATTGATACACCAGGATTAGAAACTCTCTCACTTAAGTCTTTCGCATCCGATGATATCTTAATCAAGAAGAATTTGCCGTTCCTAACAAGCGCTGATCTCAATGTCGATCAGATAGTAGAAGGAGTTGCACCGAGTAGTGTGTTTGGTGATTCCGTGTTGGGGCTACTTAAAAAGATTACTCATGTCAAATATTTAAAATTAGGAGGTAAAACTGTCGAGGTAAGTGTTTTGCCTAAATCTTAA